From Erigeron canadensis isolate Cc75 chromosome 5, C_canadensis_v1, whole genome shotgun sequence:
aaggctaaaatgttgtggtgaatattaaaaaaaaaatcaaaaagtataaaagtttagtgttatAAGTGTAAGAGTCTACAATGTTgaggtgaaaataaaataaaaagttctcggtgaaaataaaaattaaaaaaaataataaaaagaataaaagtttaGGGCTAAAAGTTTAAAGAGTTAAAGTATtgttgtgaaaataaaaagaatcaaaagtttgtggtaaaaataaaagaaaataaaatggtataaaagtttagtgttaaatgtgtaaagagttaaagtgttgtggtgaaaataaaaataataaaaagtatactataaaagaaaataaaaaggtgtAAAGCTTagtgatgtgcgaaatctagctttaaaatttataaacacgatttaccgaaagactgactactacacactcacaggcagtgtacccgatcgcatgcagtatagtaaaaactggtaagccgagatcgttcgcaaggacttttataagcaattgtaacaattaagtgattcaagtaaaaatgggggttttgtggccgaactaccacgttgcaagtagttagtgagaaaagttagtaatccctcaggattaatcgaaagaagaatttgttgtttaaaacaagaatttaaaggtcacccatcttgattttgcttgacaacatgttaagattgcaaatttgatgaagttcaaattcaattagttgattaaatgaccgagactcaaattaatcttcaaccccgtacccgtcaagttaacaacttatttgactctcttgtataaactagttccattattaagaTCGGTACCCCAAGacacctttttataacttctctagttcaataatggttttggtcatttcagataacaattgtgtctattgattgtacccaaccatcaacccgttaatccttattaattattaattaccttctaccgtacccgtcatagaaccaatcgcttctaaccaagcgatcaaaataacttctacccaaccCTAGTTGCCACtaagtttgtataaaaattatccgcaattaataattaaataacaaagaattacagattaagatcacgacacaacgttaaatcaaatcacttgaattatacaaatattgtgcaatccttacatgttctctcactccatcaagatggatgaaaaggcgattagccactcatattatagtacgaataaaaaatcaaatatagaGAATttatcgttaccgaatacaaggaattgaaaacgAATAACGAAATGATTCCAATCGAGCTTGAGattcttcaaaatgattgaatacaagaaaaacccttgaaaagTACTCAAAAATCGTTTGGAAAGTGAAGTTAGGGTTTTTAGAATgtttttgcaagctatttatatgttaacAAAATTCTGCAGATTCGGCGccaaactgcgtcgcagtcttcCCATTTGACTTCCTTGACTGGTCCTTTGTCGTCTATGGTAAATGTGCGTCGCACTTTAAGTAGACTGCGAAGCACTTTTTTTCTCGACATGTATAACTGCGACGCACCACGAGACTGCGCTGCAGTGCATGTTGACCAGTGTTGactttcttctaatcttcacTCTCTTGCCTCGTAAAACGTCCGTAAGCACTCGTTTTACTCCAGAAACTTCATTTTCTTCAGattatcgcttaggtacctgttatcaacctgaaacactaacaaataccataaacgcaccaaatgtatacgaaaacgactcttaaacatcaataatcgactacttaagctatgggaaatgggcataaaatacgactTATCACTTAGTGATAAAAGTGAAAAGAGTTAAAGTATTGTAGTGAAAATAAcaagaaataaaaagtttgtggtgaaaataaaagaaaattaaaaagtataaaagtttagtgttaaaagtgtaaagagttaaagtaTTATggtgaaaagaaaagaaaatgaaaaatataaaagtttactGGTAAAAGTGTAAACAGTTAAagtgttgtggtgaaaatatatatttttttaaatataaagtatACTATTCTTTGCATGCAAATCCGTaggtttgtttttaatatatatattaattttgtggtaaaaataaaataaaataaaatgttataacagtttagtgttaaaagtgtaaagagttagaatatatatatatatatatatatatatatatatatatatataaagtatactattctttacacgcaaAATCCGTAGgtttgttttgaatatatacgagtatattaaaATATAGAATTTTCAATTTAAccctttaacttttaatttgattacaaaataattattaaagtttaaacaaTTTCGCTTTTACACCGTATACATCTATTCTGTATATAGTTTATAGTAgcataatgttttatttttattattaacaagAGGGGTACCTGCGCAATACGGCGACAGATCGACGACGACAGTTGATGGTGACATTAacagtgtggttattaatgtaaagataGTTGACGTAAAAGGATACCATAGTTAATGAAAAGGGATACTTGTGAAATATGAGATATGTGTGAATATGTTTGGTTTTATATAAGGGTGTTTTAGGTTTAGAATGCACGTGTTAAAAGGTTAGGGGTAAAAGGTAATTCAAATgcttaaaggaaaaaaaaaggcttTTCTCtttattacatagtatatatagataaaattttaaattaatttgttattttatttaatagaaatttgtgaaaatgaaataataaaaatatgaaagaaTAAGAAGAGAATATGGATTATAAGGAGGGGTGTTTTTGAGATGTTTTAAGAATGAAAAAAACTGATAAATAATGAAAGAATAAGAGAAGAATAAGGCAATATAAAGATTAGCAAAAACTGATAAACATCTTACAAATTAGGTCCATGTCTAATACACGATGCTTACAATGTTATTAATGTTGGATGTTAGTATATTatactttaaaatttaatatactattttgggtaataaaaacttgatctatatatcaaaattttgagttttatattgaaatatttttaaaaaatatgtttatcgaAGTTGTTTAATGTGATATGCTTAGCGATATTTGAAtactacaaaatataatatatctatcaaagtggtaaaattttatttaatcttaattaactaattttataattatatgataaaacatatttttggatatatattagttattatccTATTGGATAAACATGAGCTATTATCCTATCGGATTATGTTAgctattgttatttatttattatattaaaggggttggtggcccattggtaaggtctttgataCTGGAATAGGGATGACATCGGGCCGGATATGGTCCGGGTTTAGTTAATCCTGAACCCAGACCCGATTAAAAATCCCCATCCCATACCCGACGGGtttagttaattattattattatataaaacatattattattattattattattattattattattattattattattattattattattattattattattatgtaatatatatatatatgggtcgGGTATACGGGTTCGGGCGGGTTTCGGGGAAAAGGGACGGGTATAcgagtttttatataaaaccatCCCCGGacccaaaaagaaaacaaaaataaccccCATACCCGGCCCTAAACCCGAATACCCGGACCCGAACCCGATTTAAAGATGTCGGGTTTCGGATTTACCCATCGGGTACGGGTTTATATGCCATCGCTACATTGGGAGGATCAACATGGGTTTGAGTCttacttctcacatttgtgagggtggattaataggagtttttcgagagtcttggTTTTTagacatacgtgtaatttaggagtaagaGTAGAATAAAataccgttaaaaaaaaaattattgggtaaaaaatgtaaatttatgatgaaaaaagaaaaaaaaatgtaaattaaagaaaacaaaagttattaaaaaatcGAAAGCTGATCGATAATTTATTATTAGACCAATTACACTTTAGcataataaaagattataatttATGGTACATCTCTTAATACATAATGTGCAAGTTCTAAATGCGCATTACCAAGATCATGACATTTCTGGTAGCTTAGTCGACATCGTATATCTGAAATATTATTTAcgattttatatgtatatcctTTTAAAACAAATGACACCCCACCAAGGCCACCATATCATCATAGCTGTCTCTGtctgtaataataataatagacaAATTCTTCAATACTTTGCTTTCTTCTTCTATAAACCCCCTTTTAACATTTGCAAGATTTCCCACTtcattataacaaatttattcgaggtttgtattttcattttcttgtgCATTAATCTTTTTGGGttttgcttattaagtccttatTATGAAGAAAAGCATCAATCTTTAGTTAAGTTTCTTATAAATATCCCAACTTTTTGAGGTTTTCAAGGCTAATTTTCATCTGGGTGTTGTTATTTTAGCTAGATTTCATCTGGGTTTGTATCAAtttttgatcttgatgatgaaatttgttgGCTGATGTTAGGgttttaagttttttctttaGGGTTTACTGTTTATGGCAAAAAGTAGAGAAAAAGTTATGGGCTTGTTTAGTATTTTATGGTGTTTATTGATTTAGGGCTAATTTGTCGATAATTCCACAATGGGTTTTCCTTAGCATTAGTTGGGTTAAGTTTTTAGGAGCTAAAGTTCTCAAATTTGGCTACAAAAGGTTAGGAAACAGCCACGGATACTTCAGTTAGTTGCTTACGTCTGAGTGAAAAGACTCGTCCTCCTTGTGTAACCTGAACAGGGAAAACCTCACCCGTTTATCTATTTAAAATACTCAAATTTGGTGATTTGTGATATGGGATCATCAGGGTTTTTCTCAATATGTTTGATATATTCTATTGTGGCTTTAACTTGTGGATCATTAATGATGTTTTATAGCCATGAGGTATTTGCATTTTGTCATGGGAGTGAAATTGCTATTAAGTTATTAGGCTCAACACCTCATGATCAGTTGTTGATTACAACTTCCGATTCGTTCTCTGGGCTGCTTTTGTTTGCTGTTGGAATTCTTTTCTTTATGGTTGCCTTTGTGAAAGATAGAGACTTTCAAAGCTTTTTCGCAAAAGGGTGTGTCCTTCTTCACATTGCAATGGCCACATGGAGGATATACTTTGAGAGCAAACTCGAAGAACTTGGTCGTGATTGGCTTAGGCTAGTTCTTGGTGATTTTGTTTTGGCACTTTCATGGGTGT
This genomic window contains:
- the LOC122600684 gene encoding uncharacterized protein LOC122600684, which gives rise to MGSSGFFSICLIYSIVALTCGSLMMFYSHEVFAFCHGSEIAIKLLGSTPHDQLLITTSDSFSGLLLFAVGILFFMVAFVKDRDFQSFFAKGCVLLHIAMATWRIYFESKLEELGRDWLRLVLGDFVLALSWVLFLVYSWREKYD